Proteins encoded within one genomic window of Melospiza melodia melodia isolate bMelMel2 chromosome 27, bMelMel2.pri, whole genome shotgun sequence:
- the RSPO1 gene encoding R-spondin-1, whose amino-acid sequence MQLGLLVVVVFLSSMDPTGSSKVVKGKRQRRISTELSQGCARGCDLCSEFNGCLRCSPKLFILLERNDIRQIGICLPSCPLGYFGLRNTDMNKCIKCKIENCESCFSRNFCTKCKEGLYLHKGRCYVTCPEGYAAANGTMECSSPAQCEMSEWGPWGPCSKKRKLCGFKKGNEDRTRRILQAPSGDVSLCPATTEVRRCTVQKSQCPEGKRKKKEEQGKQDNGNRNRKDTKDTKSGTKKRKNKQRGATVPATAASPAQ is encoded by the exons ATGCAGCTTGGACTGCTTGTGGTGGTGGTTTTTCTGAGCTCCATGGATCCAACAGGCAGCAGCAAGGTGGTGAAGGGCAAGAGGCAAAGACGAA TcagcacggagctgagccagggctgtgccaggggctgtgaccTGTGCTCCGAGTTCAACGGGTGCCTGAGGTGCTCCCCCAAACTCTTCATCCTCCTGGAGCGCAACGACATCCGGCAGATCGGGATTTGCCTGCCCTCCTGTCCCCTGGGCTACTTCGGCCTTCGCAACACGGACATGAACAAGTGCATCA AATGCAAAATTGAGAACTGTGAGTCGTGTTTCAGTCGAAACTTTTGCACAAAATGTAAGGAAGGTTTGTATTTGCACAAAGGGAGATGTTACGTGACGTGCCCCGAAGGCTACGCTGCTGCCAACGGCACCATGGAGTGCAGCAGTCCTG CACAATGTGAAATGAGTGAGTGGGGTCCGTGGGGCCCCTGCTCCAAGAAAAGGAAGCTCTGTGGCTTCAAGAAGGGCAATGAGGACCGGACCCGGCGGATCCTGCAGGCGCCCTCTGGGGACGTGTCCCTGTGCCCGGCCACCACGGAGGTGCGGCGCTGCACGGTGCAGAAGAGCCAGTGCCCCGAag ggaaaaggaagaaaaaggaagagcaAGGAAAGCAAGATAATGGGAACAGAAATAGGAAAGACACCAAAGACACAAAGTCTGGCACCAAGAAGAGGAAGAACAAACAGAGAGGGGCCACAGTGCCCGcgacggccgccagccctgcccagTAG